A window of the Roseovarius sp. S88 genome harbors these coding sequences:
- a CDS encoding DUF1330 domain-containing protein, producing the protein MTAYVIARINVTEPEDYQTYASQTVALAEKAGGRFLVKGGTQTQVEGNSPDRHVIIEFPDHQTAMDWYNSPEYQRILPIAVSSSERDIVIVDGI; encoded by the coding sequence ATGACAGCGTATGTGATTGCCCGGATCAATGTGACGGAACCGGAAGACTACCAGACCTACGCCAGCCAGACTGTCGCGCTGGCCGAAAAAGCCGGCGGGCGGTTTCTGGTGAAAGGCGGCACACAGACGCAAGTTGAGGGCAACAGCCCCGACCGGCATGTGATCATAGAGTTCCCGGATCACCAAACGGCGATGGATTGGTATAATTCGCCTGAGTATCAACGCATTTTGCCGATTGCCGTGTCGTCCAGCGAACGCGATATCGTCATTGTGGACGGCATTTAA
- the alaS gene encoding alanine--tRNA ligase has product MPTLNEIRSTFLNFFDRNDHEVVASSPLVPRNDPTLMFTNSGMVQFKNLFTGVEKRDYSRATTSQKCVRAGGKHNDLDNVGYTARHHTFFEMLGNFSFGDYFKSDAIPYAWDLLTKDFEIDKSKLLVTIYHTDDEAAEIWKKHAGLPDERIIRIATDDNFWSMGPTGPCGPCTEIFYDHGPDIWGGPPGSPEEDGDRFIEIWNLVFMQNERFEDGSMVDLDMQSIDTGMGLERIGALLQGKHDNYDTDLMRNLIEASANATNVDPDGDGNVHHRVIADHLRSTSFLIADGVMPSNEGRGYVLRRIMRRAMRHAHLLGAQDPVMHRLVPSLVAQMGQAFPELGQAQALIEETLELEEKRFKQTLDRGLRLLDDELEKLSDGAALPGEAAFKLYDTYGFPLDLTQDALREKGREVDVAGFDAAMDEQKAKARAAWAGTGEAADASVWFELSEQHEATDFLGYDTETAEGVVLAIVSEGKETQSLETEGGGAWVVFNQTPFYAESGGQVGDHGYVRILEGTHDAWETRFSGHVSDVQKRGTGLFAHYMTLDTGKLEVGNAVKLEVDHTRRTSIRANHSATHLLHEALRKALGDHVAQRGSLNAADRLRFDFSHAKAMSLEEIKRVEEEVNAYIRQNTPVETRIMPPDDARELGAQALFGEKYGDEVRVVSMGTEAGSGKGLDGQTYSIELCGGTHVRQTGDIGMFVTLGESASSAGVRRIEALTGAEAFKYLSEQDHRLAEVALELKAQPGDVLDRVRALMEERKALSNEVAQLRRDVAMGGGAVAGPEAKDIGGVKFLAQVLSGVSGKDLPPLMDEMKDKLGSGAILLIADAGGKAAVAAGVTKDLTERVSAVDLVRAAVGELGGKGGGGRPDMAQGGGTDVTRADAAIKAAERVLED; this is encoded by the coding sequence ATGCCCACGCTGAACGAGATCCGCTCGACGTTTTTGAATTTCTTTGACCGCAACGATCACGAGGTCGTGGCCAGCTCTCCGCTGGTGCCGCGCAATGATCCAACATTAATGTTCACCAATTCGGGCATGGTGCAGTTCAAGAACCTCTTCACCGGCGTGGAAAAGCGCGACTATTCCCGTGCGACCACCAGTCAGAAATGCGTGCGGGCAGGCGGCAAGCATAATGATCTGGATAACGTGGGCTATACCGCACGGCACCACACGTTTTTCGAGATGCTCGGCAATTTCAGTTTCGGCGATTATTTTAAATCGGACGCGATCCCCTATGCCTGGGACCTGCTGACCAAGGATTTTGAGATCGACAAGTCGAAGCTTCTGGTCACGATTTATCATACCGATGATGAGGCGGCTGAGATCTGGAAAAAGCACGCGGGCCTTCCAGATGAGCGCATCATCCGCATCGCCACGGATGACAATTTCTGGTCGATGGGGCCAACGGGGCCATGCGGGCCGTGTACTGAAATTTTCTATGATCATGGGCCGGACATCTGGGGTGGTCCTCCGGGAAGCCCTGAGGAGGATGGTGACAGGTTTATTGAGATCTGGAACCTCGTTTTCATGCAGAATGAGCGGTTCGAAGATGGCAGCATGGTCGATCTGGACATGCAGTCGATTGACACCGGCATGGGGCTGGAACGGATCGGTGCGCTCTTGCAGGGCAAGCATGACAATTACGACACCGACCTCATGCGCAACCTCATTGAGGCCAGTGCGAACGCCACAAATGTGGACCCTGATGGGGATGGCAATGTCCATCACCGGGTGATTGCCGATCACCTGCGCTCGACCTCGTTCCTGATTGCCGATGGCGTGATGCCATCGAATGAAGGGCGCGGCTATGTTCTGCGCAGGATTATGCGCCGCGCGATGCGGCATGCGCATCTTTTGGGCGCGCAGGATCCGGTGATGCACCGGCTGGTGCCGAGCCTTGTGGCGCAGATGGGTCAGGCCTTTCCCGAGCTGGGACAGGCGCAAGCGCTGATTGAGGAAACGCTGGAGCTGGAAGAGAAACGTTTCAAGCAAACGCTCGACCGTGGCTTGCGGCTCTTGGATGATGAACTTGAGAAGCTTTCCGATGGCGCGGCTTTGCCAGGAGAGGCGGCGTTCAAGCTCTATGACACATACGGGTTTCCGTTGGATCTGACGCAAGATGCCTTGCGTGAAAAGGGCCGTGAGGTGGATGTGGCCGGGTTCGACGCGGCCATGGACGAACAGAAAGCCAAGGCACGTGCGGCCTGGGCCGGCACAGGCGAGGCGGCGGATGCCAGCGTTTGGTTTGAGCTGTCAGAGCAACATGAGGCCACGGATTTCCTCGGCTATGATACCGAGACTGCCGAAGGCGTGGTTCTGGCCATTGTGTCTGAAGGCAAGGAAACTCAATCCCTTGAAACCGAGGGCGGCGGCGCCTGGGTGGTGTTCAACCAGACACCGTTCTACGCAGAATCCGGTGGGCAGGTCGGAGACCATGGGTATGTGCGCATTCTAGAAGGGACACATGACGCATGGGAGACGCGGTTCTCTGGTCATGTCAGCGATGTACAGAAACGCGGAACAGGTCTTTTTGCGCATTATATGACATTGGATACCGGCAAGCTTGAAGTGGGTAACGCGGTGAAGCTTGAAGTCGACCACACCCGCCGCACGTCTATCCGCGCCAACCATTCGGCCACGCACCTGTTGCACGAAGCCCTACGCAAGGCGCTTGGCGATCATGTAGCGCAACGCGGATCGCTCAATGCCGCAGATCGGCTGCGGTTTGATTTCAGCCATGCCAAGGCGATGAGCCTTGAAGAAATCAAACGCGTCGAGGAAGAGGTGAACGCCTATATCCGGCAGAACACGCCGGTGGAAACACGGATCATGCCACCCGATGATGCGCGGGAATTGGGCGCGCAGGCGCTTTTTGGCGAAAAATACGGCGACGAGGTCCGCGTGGTTTCAATGGGCACCGAGGCCGGGTCCGGCAAAGGGCTGGATGGACAGACCTATTCGATTGAGCTTTGCGGCGGCACGCATGTGCGCCAGACCGGGGATATCGGTATGTTCGTGACGCTGGGCGAAAGCGCCTCAAGTGCTGGCGTGCGCCGGATTGAAGCCCTCACAGGGGCCGAGGCGTTCAAGTATCTCAGCGAACAGGATCACCGGCTGGCCGAAGTGGCGCTGGAACTCAAAGCGCAGCCTGGCGATGTTCTGGATCGCGTGCGGGCGTTGATGGAAGAGCGCAAGGCGCTGAGCAATGAAGTGGCCCAATTGCGCCGCGATGTGGCTATGGGCGGCGGTGCGGTTGCAGGACCCGAAGCCAAGGACATCGGCGGGGTCAAGTTCCTCGCACAGGTGCTGTCCGGCGTCTCGGGCAAGGACCTTCCGCCGTTGATGGACGAGATGAAAGACAAGCTTGGCTCAGGCGCGATTCTCTTGATTGCCGATGCAGGCGGCAAGGCGGCTGTGGCGGCTGGTGTGACGAAAGACTTGACCGAACGCGTCTCTGCTGTTGATCTTGTCCGGGCTGCGGTAGGTGAACTTGGCGGCAAGGGCGGTGGCGGCCGTCCGGACATGGCGCAGGGCGGTGGCACGGATGTGACGCGCGCGGATGCGGCGATCAAGGCGGCGGAGCGGGTGTTGGAAGACTGA
- the recA gene encoding recombinase RecA, whose protein sequence is MATAELLDMDPKKNTDRQKALDSALAQIERQFGKGSIMKMGSDNPVQEVEATSTGSLGLDIALGIGGVPKGRIVEIYGPESSGKTTLTLHCVAEEQKKGGVCAFVDAEHALDPIYARKLGVDLDELLISQPDTGEQSLEIVDTLVRSGAVSMIVVDSVAALTPKSELEGDMGDSSVGVHARLMSQAMRKLTGSISRSKCTVIFINQIRMKIGVMFGSPETTTGGNALKFYSSVRLDIRRIGAIKDRDEVVGNQTRVKVVKNKMAPPFKQVEFDIMYGEGISKNGELLDLGVKAGVVEKSGSWFSYGDERIGQGRENAKEFLRENTRIAYEIEDKIRAAHGLDFDMPEGADAAEAAGDDDILEA, encoded by the coding sequence ATGGCAACAGCAGAACTTTTGGACATGGATCCCAAGAAAAACACCGACCGGCAAAAGGCGCTCGACAGCGCATTGGCACAGATTGAGCGCCAGTTTGGCAAAGGCTCGATCATGAAAATGGGGTCCGACAACCCCGTTCAAGAGGTCGAGGCGACATCTACCGGTTCTTTGGGCCTTGATATTGCGCTTGGCATCGGTGGCGTGCCCAAAGGGCGCATCGTTGAAATTTACGGGCCTGAAAGTTCGGGCAAGACAACGCTCACGCTGCATTGCGTGGCAGAAGAGCAGAAAAAGGGCGGTGTTTGCGCCTTTGTTGACGCCGAGCATGCGTTAGACCCGATTTATGCCCGTAAACTGGGGGTTGATCTGGATGAACTGTTGATCTCGCAGCCCGACACAGGCGAGCAAAGTCTTGAGATTGTTGACACATTGGTGCGCTCTGGTGCGGTTAGTATGATTGTGGTGGATTCCGTTGCGGCCCTCACGCCTAAGTCTGAGCTCGAAGGCGACATGGGCGACAGCAGCGTGGGTGTGCATGCCCGCCTGATGAGCCAGGCGATGCGCAAGCTGACTGGCTCGATCAGCCGTTCAAAATGCACCGTAATCTTCATCAACCAGATCCGCATGAAAATCGGTGTCATGTTTGGTAGCCCAGAGACAACGACCGGCGGCAACGCTTTGAAATTCTACAGCTCGGTGCGGCTCGATATTCGCCGGATTGGCGCGATCAAGGACCGTGACGAGGTGGTGGGCAACCAGACCCGCGTGAAAGTCGTCAAGAACAAGATGGCACCGCCCTTCAAGCAGGTCGAGTTTGATATCATGTATGGCGAAGGGATTTCCAAAAACGGGGAGCTTCTTGATCTGGGCGTCAAAGCCGGTGTGGTTGAGAAATCTGGCAGCTGGTTCAGCTATGGCGACGAGCGCATCGGTCAAGGCCGGGAAAACGCCAAGGAATTCCTGAGGGAAAACACCCGTATCGCCTACGAGATCGAGGATAAAATTCGAGCCGCGCATGGGCTTGATTTCGACATGCCCGAAGGGGCAGACGCCGCAGAGGCGGCTGGAGATGACGATATTCTCGAAGCCTGA
- a CDS encoding DUF1330 domain-containing protein, with amino-acid sequence MPALWIAHVTVTDEEAYGRYAKLAGPALEKHGGHFIARAARYVQLEGRDHPRNVVAKFPSLEAAETCYHSEEYQAALDHARGASERDLVIVETTE; translated from the coding sequence ATGCCTGCATTGTGGATCGCACATGTGACCGTGACCGACGAAGAAGCCTATGGCCGCTATGCCAAGCTGGCCGGGCCTGCGTTGGAAAAACATGGTGGGCACTTCATTGCGCGAGCTGCGCGCTATGTGCAGCTTGAGGGGCGCGACCATCCACGCAATGTGGTGGCGAAATTCCCGTCGCTTGAGGCGGCAGAGACCTGTTATCACAGCGAAGAGTATCAAGCGGCGCTCGATCATGCACGCGGCGCGTCAGAGCGCGATTTGGTGATTGTCGAGACGACCGAGTAG
- the typA gene encoding translational GTPase TypA gives MDLRNIAIIAHVDHGKTTLVDELLKQSGVFREGQAVVERAMDSNDLERERGITIFAKPTSVEWKTTRINIVDTPGHADFGGEVERILSMVDGVVLLVDAAEGPMPQTKFVTSKALALGLRPIVVLNKVDKPDAEPDRALDECFDLFASLDASEDQLDFPHMYASGRSGWADHELDGPRADLSALFDLIVNHVPAPRQVSRTNEDFRMLATTLGADPFVGRILTGRVESGHLKVGATVQALSRVGQKIEQFRVTKIQAFRGLTTQDIDEATAGDIVSIAGMSKATVADTICALAVEEPLEAQPIDPPTISVTFGINDSPLAGRDGKKVQSRVIRERLMKEAETNVAIKVTDTPGGEAFDVAGRGELQMGVLIENMRREGFELSISRPRVLMREDETGQKLEPIEEVTIDVDDDYSGAVIEKITGPRRGEMTEMKPAGTGKTRIVAHVPSRGLIGYHGEFLTDTRGTGVLNRVFHSWAPHKGPIPGRRAGVLISMENGESVAYALWNLEDRGKMFIGAQAKIYTGMIIGEHSRENDLEVNPLKGKKLTNVRASGTDEAVRLTTPITLSLEEAITYINDDELVEVTPNAIRLRKRHLDPHERKRASKSGA, from the coding sequence ATGGACCTGCGCAACATTGCTATCATTGCCCACGTAGACCACGGGAAAACCACGCTCGTGGACGAATTGCTTAAGCAATCAGGCGTATTTCGCGAAGGTCAGGCCGTGGTCGAACGCGCCATGGACAGCAACGATCTTGAGCGTGAACGCGGTATCACCATCTTTGCCAAGCCCACATCAGTGGAATGGAAAACCACGCGGATCAACATTGTTGACACCCCTGGCCACGCTGATTTCGGCGGCGAGGTCGAGCGTATCCTGAGCATGGTCGATGGTGTCGTTCTGTTGGTAGATGCCGCCGAAGGCCCCATGCCGCAGACCAAATTCGTGACCTCCAAGGCGCTGGCGCTTGGCCTGCGCCCGATCGTGGTGCTCAACAAGGTGGACAAACCCGATGCCGAACCCGATCGCGCACTGGATGAATGCTTCGATCTGTTCGCGTCCCTGGATGCCAGTGAGGATCAGCTTGATTTCCCGCATATGTATGCCTCGGGCCGTTCCGGCTGGGCCGATCATGAACTGGACGGACCGCGCGCCGACCTCTCCGCACTTTTCGATCTCATCGTCAATCACGTCCCTGCCCCACGCCAGGTGAGCCGCACGAATGAGGACTTCCGGATGCTGGCCACCACGCTGGGGGCTGATCCGTTTGTGGGTCGCATTCTGACAGGACGGGTCGAATCCGGTCACCTTAAGGTCGGAGCCACCGTCCAGGCGCTGAGCCGTGTCGGCCAAAAGATCGAACAGTTCCGCGTCACCAAAATTCAGGCGTTCCGCGGTCTGACCACACAAGACATCGACGAGGCGACAGCCGGTGATATTGTCAGCATCGCAGGCATGTCCAAAGCGACCGTGGCCGATACAATCTGTGCTTTGGCCGTCGAAGAACCGCTTGAAGCACAACCCATCGATCCGCCCACCATCTCGGTCACCTTCGGCATCAATGACAGCCCGCTGGCGGGACGTGATGGCAAGAAGGTGCAGTCTCGTGTCATTCGCGAACGGCTCATGAAAGAGGCCGAAACAAACGTCGCCATCAAAGTCACCGATACTCCCGGTGGCGAGGCCTTTGACGTGGCTGGTCGCGGTGAATTGCAGATGGGTGTGCTGATTGAAAACATGCGCCGCGAAGGGTTTGAGCTTTCGATTTCGCGCCCTCGCGTACTGATGCGGGAAGATGAGACGGGACAAAAGCTTGAGCCTATCGAGGAAGTTACGATTGACGTCGATGATGACTACTCCGGTGCGGTGATTGAGAAAATCACCGGACCACGTCGCGGCGAAATGACCGAGATGAAACCGGCCGGTACGGGCAAAACACGCATTGTGGCGCATGTGCCCTCGCGTGGGTTGATCGGGTATCATGGCGAATTTCTCACGGACACACGCGGCACCGGTGTGCTCAACCGCGTCTTTCACAGCTGGGCGCCACATAAGGGTCCGATCCCTGGCCGTCGTGCCGGGGTTCTGATTTCCATGGAAAACGGTGAATCCGTCGCCTATGCGCTGTGGAACCTTGAGGATCGGGGCAAGATGTTTATCGGAGCCCAAGCCAAGATTTACACGGGCATGATTATCGGGGAGCACAGCCGCGAAAATGATCTGGAAGTGAACCCGCTCAAGGGTAAGAAACTCACCAATGTGCGCGCCTCTGGCACCGATGAGGCTGTGCGCTTGACCACGCCAATCACGCTCTCACTGGAAGAGGCGATTACCTATATCAACGATGACGAGTTGGTTGAGGTCACGCCGAACGCCATCCGTCTGCGCAAACGCCATCTCGATCCTCATGAAAGAAAGCGTGCTTCAAAATCTGGGGCCTAG
- a CDS encoding GNAT family N-acetyltransferase translates to MQQHPYYGDALRALGADVTCLSARKHGVRVAHLQLVKRQFGPVQLRWVPRGPVWAPGASGRDRHHVVDLLHKDAGVAAGSIVSLETPAELPLFAAAGYRALWTCQYVAELCLCDAPEASLAAQLVKWRNRLRHAERSDIEVAHRRFQPGRDNWLLQAETMQRRARRYRALPPAFTKAWARLHPNATRLFLAHRQGRIIAAMLFLRHPPTASYHIGWSDTEGRKYSAHNLLLWRAANWLAVQGCQRLDLGTVDSENAPGLARFKLGSGAALRPLGPTMLRLPGLARRRIAA, encoded by the coding sequence ATGCAGCAGCATCCTTACTACGGCGATGCCCTGCGGGCGTTGGGGGCCGATGTGACCTGTCTGAGCGCACGCAAACACGGGGTACGTGTCGCACATCTTCAATTGGTCAAGCGCCAGTTTGGTCCGGTGCAGCTGCGATGGGTGCCGCGTGGTCCTGTCTGGGCGCCGGGGGCTTCCGGGCGTGATCGACACCATGTTGTTGATCTGCTTCATAAAGATGCAGGTGTGGCCGCAGGATCCATCGTCTCCTTGGAAACACCGGCCGAACTTCCTCTCTTTGCCGCTGCGGGTTACCGCGCCCTCTGGACATGCCAATACGTGGCTGAGCTGTGTTTGTGCGACGCGCCCGAGGCAAGTCTTGCCGCGCAGTTGGTCAAATGGCGCAACCGTCTGCGTCATGCCGAACGCAGTGACATTGAAGTGGCGCATCGACGGTTTCAGCCGGGCCGGGATAACTGGCTCTTGCAGGCGGAAACGATGCAACGCCGCGCGCGCCGGTATCGCGCCCTGCCCCCGGCCTTTACCAAAGCCTGGGCGCGGCTTCACCCCAACGCCACACGACTTTTCCTGGCGCATCGTCAGGGGCGGATCATCGCCGCAATGCTGTTCCTGCGCCATCCACCCACGGCCAGCTATCACATCGGCTGGAGTGACACGGAAGGGCGCAAGTATTCGGCGCATAACCTGCTCTTGTGGCGCGCTGCGAACTGGCTGGCGGTACAGGGGTGCCAACGTCTCGACCTCGGCACGGTCGATAGCGAAAACGCTCCGGGTCTTGCCCGGTTCAAGCTCGGGAGCGGGGCCGCGTTGCGACCTTTAGGTCCTACCATGCTGCGCCTTCCAGGCCTCGCCCGCCGCCGCATTGCAGCATAA
- the bchE gene encoding magnesium-protoporphyrin IX monomethyl ester anaerobic oxidative cyclase, with protein MRILFVHPNYRSGGAEIAGTWPPAWVAYLTGHLRTAGFDDVHFIDAMTNDISDEDLAHQIEALHPDVVGVTAITPSIYRAEEVLRIASEVAPHAVRVMGGVHATFMFKQVLSEAPWIDVIVRGEGEEICTELMLAIEDGRWPKERHKIKGLAFRDGDEIVATAAASTVKDLSAIKPDWTVLEWEKYIYIPLGTRVAIPNLARGCPFTCSFCSQWKFWRDYRVRNPKDVVDEIEDLVDNHGVGFFILADEEPTINKKKFVAFCQELIDRGLPKRVKWGINTRVTDIYRDKDLLKFYRKAGLVHVSLGTEAAAQMKLDIFNKETKVDENKTAIRLLREADILVEAQFIVGLDNETPETLEETYQMAWDWQPDLANWSMYTPWPFTPLFQELKDQVEIYDFSKYNFVTPIMKPAAMERGELLDGVMNNYRRFYSKKALFHYPWRGTGFRRRYLLGCLYAFLKAGFQRTFYDLGKAGYWGPQTKNSVDFHFDETRQLAEAQLEDWEASADKAARAAERRAAVKAQMKDRSAQRTQNFKMPNGAEVRACGGSDQQMEDV; from the coding sequence ATGCGCATTCTATTTGTTCACCCGAACTACCGATCCGGTGGTGCGGAAATTGCGGGCACCTGGCCACCAGCTTGGGTGGCGTACCTGACGGGCCACCTGCGCACTGCAGGCTTCGATGATGTTCATTTCATCGATGCGATGACAAATGACATCTCGGACGAGGACCTGGCGCATCAAATCGAAGCCCTGCATCCCGACGTGGTCGGCGTCACGGCCATCACCCCTTCCATTTACCGCGCCGAAGAGGTGCTTAGAATCGCCAGCGAGGTCGCCCCGCATGCCGTGCGCGTGATGGGCGGTGTTCACGCGACATTCATGTTCAAGCAGGTCTTGTCAGAGGCCCCCTGGATTGACGTCATCGTCCGCGGCGAAGGCGAAGAGATTTGCACCGAACTGATGCTGGCCATAGAAGACGGCCGCTGGCCCAAGGAGCGCCACAAGATCAAGGGGCTTGCCTTTCGCGACGGCGATGAGATCGTCGCCACCGCTGCTGCCTCAACGGTCAAGGACCTCTCGGCGATCAAACCTGACTGGACCGTGCTGGAGTGGGAGAAATATATCTACATCCCGCTTGGCACGCGCGTGGCCATCCCCAACCTCGCGCGTGGCTGTCCGTTCACCTGTTCTTTCTGCAGCCAATGGAAATTCTGGCGCGACTATCGGGTGCGTAATCCCAAGGATGTGGTCGATGAGATTGAAGACCTCGTAGACAACCATGGCGTCGGCTTTTTCATCCTCGCCGACGAAGAACCCACTATCAATAAAAAGAAATTCGTGGCCTTCTGTCAGGAGTTGATCGACCGCGGCCTGCCCAAACGCGTCAAATGGGGCATCAACACCCGTGTGACAGATATCTACCGGGACAAGGATCTGCTCAAGTTCTATCGCAAGGCAGGTCTGGTGCATGTGTCGCTTGGCACCGAAGCCGCCGCGCAAATGAAGCTCGATATCTTCAACAAGGAAACCAAGGTCGACGAAAACAAGACCGCCATCCGCCTGCTGCGTGAGGCTGATATTCTCGTTGAGGCGCAATTCATTGTCGGACTGGACAATGAAACGCCTGAGACGCTGGAAGAAACCTACCAGATGGCCTGGGACTGGCAGCCCGATCTGGCGAACTGGTCGATGTACACCCCCTGGCCCTTCACACCGCTCTTTCAGGAACTGAAAGATCAGGTCGAGATTTACGACTTCTCCAAATACAACTTTGTCACCCCGATCATGAAGCCCGCGGCGATGGAGCGGGGCGAACTGCTGGATGGTGTGATGAACAACTACCGCCGGTTTTACAGCAAGAAGGCGCTGTTCCATTATCCATGGCGCGGCACCGGGTTTCGGCGGAGATATCTTCTGGGCTGTCTCTATGCCTTTCTCAAGGCCGGGTTCCAGCGGACATTCTATGATCTGGGCAAGGCCGGATACTGGGGGCCGCAAACGAAGAATTCGGTTGATTTCCACTTTGACGAAACCCGGCAATTGGCCGAAGCCCAGCTTGAAGACTGGGAAGCCTCCGCTGATAAGGCCGCGCGTGCCGCAGAACGTCGCGCTGCGGTGAAAGCGCAGATGAAAGACCGCTCCGCGCAACGTACGCAAAACTTCAAAATGCCCAACGGCGCCGAAGTGAGAGCCTGTGGCGGAAGTGATCAGCAGATGGAAGATGTCTAG
- the bchJ gene encoding bacteriochlorophyll 4-vinyl reductase, with protein MSRPKNATSNVIGPNAVLQLLPLIERLGGTSRVTKMLKAAGMDEAPDGTEMIPEAHAARLHQLLRKEEPQSAPLLAAEAGRATAAYILAHRIPQKAQTLLRLLPARLAAILLSKAITKHAWTFAGSGQFECVSPWTYRIKDNPVVRGEVSQAPLCTWHAAVFEHLYQVLVHPRCRCVETHCCAQLGSEACVFAIDIAP; from the coding sequence ATGTCTAGGCCAAAGAATGCCACGTCCAATGTGATTGGCCCCAACGCGGTTCTACAGTTGCTGCCGTTGATTGAACGGCTTGGTGGCACGTCGCGCGTGACCAAGATGCTGAAGGCGGCGGGGATGGATGAGGCCCCGGATGGGACCGAGATGATCCCCGAAGCACATGCCGCGCGCCTGCATCAGCTTTTGCGCAAGGAGGAGCCGCAATCTGCCCCGCTTCTAGCCGCTGAGGCCGGGCGTGCTACAGCAGCCTATATTCTGGCGCACCGCATTCCTCAAAAAGCGCAAACGCTCCTTCGGCTGCTGCCGGCCCGCCTTGCCGCAATATTGCTGTCCAAGGCTATCACAAAACATGCATGGACTTTCGCCGGGTCGGGTCAATTTGAATGTGTGTCACCCTGGACCTACCGGATCAAAGACAACCCGGTTGTGCGCGGCGAGGTCAGTCAAGCACCGCTCTGCACCTGGCATGCCGCGGTGTTTGAACATTTGTATCAGGTGCTCGTGCATCCCCGGTGCCGTTGTGTTGAGACACATTGCTGCGCACAACTCGGATCCGAGGCGTGTGTCTTTGCGATTGATATCGCGCCCTGA
- a CDS encoding MOSC domain-containing protein, which yields MQGKLAELIKTHAGAGRVDWIGVRPERLAEVLPVSSARIVKDGLEGDHGRSGKRAVTLLQAEHLPAIAALAHRGAVTAELLRRNLVVSGINLTALRNHRFRMGEAELEITTPCAPCSRMEAALGPGGYNAMRGHGGWCAQVVSPGLVSIGDMVERV from the coding sequence GTGCAGGGCAAACTTGCCGAACTGATCAAAACCCATGCCGGGGCAGGGCGCGTGGACTGGATCGGTGTGCGCCCCGAGCGATTGGCCGAGGTTCTGCCTGTCTCATCCGCGAGGATCGTCAAAGACGGATTGGAAGGGGACCACGGACGGTCCGGAAAACGCGCGGTCACGCTCCTTCAGGCGGAACATTTACCAGCAATTGCGGCACTGGCACATCGCGGCGCGGTCACAGCAGAGCTGTTGCGCCGCAATCTCGTGGTATCCGGTATCAACCTGACGGCCCTGCGCAACCACCGGTTTCGGATGGGCGAGGCAGAACTTGAGATCACCACCCCCTGCGCGCCCTGTTCCCGGATGGAGGCGGCCCTTGGCCCCGGCGGATACAACGCGATGCGAGGTCACGGCGGATGGTGCGCGCAGGTGGTGTCACCGGGGCTGGTATCTATTGGGGATATGGTAGAGCGGGTTTAG
- a CDS encoding gamma-glutamyl kinase: protein MLVFAKEKLVFLSVPKTGTTAYQDALGGRASLVLRDPPELKHAPVFRYNRFFRPALEKFCGEGFDILAVMREPIDWLGSWYRYRRRSGKEGARTSTHDLSFDDFVLAYMKGNRPPFANVGSQAKFLEPQKNGTAVTHLFRYEDQKGLADFLKSRLKTDVSTRKLNQSPSLELRLSADVETRLRRKCETEFALYESIGSDGAYTPLAHGEAPAHQ from the coding sequence ATGCTTGTGTTTGCTAAGGAAAAGCTCGTTTTTCTGTCTGTGCCCAAGACCGGCACCACCGCGTATCAGGACGCGTTGGGAGGTCGCGCATCGCTTGTTCTGCGAGATCCGCCCGAACTCAAACACGCGCCGGTGTTCCGCTATAACCGCTTCTTTCGCCCCGCTTTGGAAAAATTCTGTGGTGAGGGATTCGACATTCTCGCGGTCATGCGTGAACCGATTGACTGGCTGGGAAGCTGGTACCGGTATCGTCGCCGCTCCGGTAAGGAAGGTGCGCGAACGTCTACGCACGACCTTAGCTTTGATGACTTTGTGCTGGCTTATATGAAGGGGAACCGGCCACCCTTTGCCAATGTCGGCTCACAAGCGAAGTTCCTGGAGCCGCAGAAAAACGGCACGGCGGTCACGCATCTGTTTCGATATGAGGATCAGAAAGGATTGGCAGATTTCCTGAAAAGTCGTTTGAAGACAGATGTCTCTACGAGGAAGCTCAATCAGTCACCTTCGCTGGAGCTTCGCCTCAGCGCAGATGTGGAAACCCGGCTTAGACGCAAATGTGAGACTGAGTTTGCCCTCTACGAAAGCATCGGGTCCGATGGGGCCTACACGCCGCTGGCCCATGGCGAAGCCCCTGCGCACCAATAA